Genomic DNA from Corylus avellana chromosome ca4, CavTom2PMs-1.0:
tcgatcttattgaattagttcgattgaacgtgataggattaaacatccgatcaatcctaatgaattagttcgattggtcatgatagatcaaacatccggtcgaacatccgatcgatcctaatgaattagttcgattgatcatggtatgatcaaatgatcgatcgaatatccgatGGATCTTACTGAATTAATTAGATttatcatgataggatcaaacgatctatcaaacatccgatcgatcatattGAATTAATtctattgatcgtgataggatcaaatgatcaatcaaacatttgattgatcctaatgaattagttcgattgatcgtgataggatcaaatgatcgatcaaacattcgatcgatcataatgaattagttcgattgatcgtgataggatcaaatgttcgattgaacattTGATCGATCCTagtaaattagttcgattgatcttgataggatcaaatgatcgatcgaacatctgatcaatcctaatgaattagttcgattgatcgaacatctgatcgatcctaatgaattagttcgattgatcgtgatatgatcaaatgttcgatcaaacatccaatcgatcctagtgaattaattcgatttatatatcattattgaaattttctatttttgattcttatttaaatgtgaAGATAagagcaaatatatatatatatatataatttcctatatttttgtgtatatgaacatccgatcgatcctagtgaattagtttgattgatcgttatttttattttaattattggtgatttttttttttaatttaagctattaataaattataaaaaaaatatcttttgtatttttccttgaaaatgacttttatacccttATAAATGTTATAAAATTTCAAGTTGACCttacattttaaattaaaattatttttaaaaaataaaagtaattagcggcgacaaaagtcgccgctattgagtgcAAAAGATTAAGCGCCAACCAATGGCGCGGTTTCTAAAATTTTTAgacaaaaatttcataaaccgcgtctttttttttccccaaccctcaaaacaccaaaatccctaacccccctctcactcacctccctcatcactctcccTCTCTCGATCTCTCCCTCAAAAACACCCCCCTCTCACTAGATCTCTCTGCTGCTGCtcacctctctctcactccggcgaggTCTTTGATCGGCCACCGGCGAAGTTGTCtcttcgtctctctctctctctctcagtttaGTTTATTTGCGTTTGAAGGCTGACATATTCTCTGTGATTGTGTAGGCACAGAGTGATTGTATGCAATAGGCCAATACCAGGTTCATCGATAAGCCCCTCCTCTCATGGTCCGCTTCCGNNNNNNNNNNNNNNNNNNNNNNNNNNNNNNNNNNNNNNNNNNNNNNNNNNNNNNNNNNNNNNNNNNNNNNNNNNNNNNNNNNNNNNNNNNNNNNNNNNNNtttttagtctttttttaaattattttttctcactcAATAGCGACGCCAAtaaggttgccgctattgaccactcatcagcggcgactctcaagagtcgccgctattgcccactcaatagcggcgacattatggtcgccgctaattagctttttaaaatttttaaattattttttctcactcaatagcggcaaccctAAAGTCGCTGCTATTGACCACTCATCAACGGCAACTTTAAgttgttgccgctattgagggtcaatagcggcgaccttatGGTCGCTGCTAATaagctttttaaatttttttaattactttttctcactcaatagcggcaacccgaaagtcgccactattgaccactcattagcggcgactcttgaaagtcgccgctaatgatggtcaatagcggcgaccttatggtcgccgctaatgaggttttaaaatttttttaattactttttctcactcaatagcggcaaccgtAAAGTCGCCACTATTGACCATCATTAGCGGAGACTTTATGGTCGCCACTGATTGGATCgtattagcggcgactattgTCACCGCTATTGATgttcaatagcggcgacccccCTTGGTCCCCGCTAATgatggtcaatagcggcaactatgagtcgccgctattgttgttgccgctaaataatatatatttttcgtttttagtGGCtactattagcggcgactcgaatgtcgccgctaatgacccctcattagcggcgactttggggtcgccgctatttattTGGTCACTAAAGACCATATTGCTTGTAATGCAAAATGACACCCTTTGAAGCTGTTTATGGTTTACCTCCTCCACGATTGCTCACTTATATTCCAGGGACAACAAGATTAGCAGCTGTTGATGAAGTTCTTCGTTCCAGGGAGCAGATTTTGTCTTGGTTAAAGGACAATTTGCAGTAAGCTCAGCAGAGGATGAAAAGGTATGCGAATTTAAGGAGATCTGAAAGAGTTTTTGAGGTGGGGCAGATGCAGCCTTATAGACAACAGTCAGTGGGTATTAGAAGGTCTTTGAAGTTATCTCCTCGGTTTTATAGACCCTTCACAATTACCTGCAAAGTGGGGAAGGTGGCTTATGAGTTGGATTTACCATTGACAGCTCACATACATCCAGTTTTTCATGTCTCTCAGTTGAAACTAAAGCTTGGCAGCAGGAATTCTATTCTTCCTCAATTACCTCATGTTGATATGCAGGCGTTATCTTATCTGatcctttgaaaattctggCTCAAAGAAGTAAAAGGAAGGATAATAGAGCAGTCACTAAGGTTTTGGTTCAATGGGTGGGTCAAACTGAAGATGATGCTTCTTGGGAGGAATTGTTTCACATGCAACAGTCGTATCCGCACCTTGTTGGCAAGGTGCTTTAAAGGGAGAGACTATGTCACAGGAAGTTCCTAACAGAGACAGGCAGTGAAGTGGAGATTTGAAGATGAGCTGGAAAGGAAGAGCAGTTGAAGTTTGTTATGTAGTTAATGTAGTAATTTTGTTAGGAGATTGTGCACGTGTGGATATGATAGTTAGTTGGAACTAAAACTGTGAACAGAATTGCCTCAACTGATTAAGCCTTATAAAGGCTGGTGAAGTGCAAAGGAGGGGAgtcttttttgcattttggcaGAAACTGTAGGAGATTAGCCATCTCGAATTGGCCAATTCCATTCAATAAAGagttgattcttttcttttccatttccattCTTTGTTCTAGAGAAGTATTCTGTTACACGATCGTACTTCTATTTAAGCTCAATAAGAAAGGTTTTGATTGCCCGGTTGATGGTAAGACTttgtattttcaattttctcgATGGAAAAAGCATCCACGAATTGATTTTTCTGCAATTCTGTGATTTTCTTGGATTAGCCGAAGAATTGTGCATTATTGTGCTTATAGATCTGCTTCCCACTACGCCATGCTGCCCTAACATCACATTAGGGTCTTTTTTCAGAAGAGTATACAACAGCTCACAGAAAGAAGTGCTGATAAACTTTTGCTTTGCAACTGGGATTAGACCAGTACTGGCTTTGTTTTAAAGACtacattttaatgaaaattcattAATCAAGTACTTCCAATTGTGGCTTTAACTAGTTGCCAGCAGATAAATCATCCAGTTGGTAATTGCTGGTAAGTTGACCGGTGATGAGTATAATTAGGaccaatattattgttgaaaaGGTTATATGTCCTTGTACATTAAGGAACTGAATACTGGCCATCGGAAATCAAATTGCCACGTAGGATATCTCTCAAGTAAGTCAAGATGCTGGAAAAGGTGGTTGGGCTACATAGGCGGAGGGGAGCTCAGATGCTACTGTTGTCGTAGTTTCTTCAATCGCAACCATTGCTTGTTCCGAAATTTGAGTATTTTGTGGTGATTCTGTagccattttatttatttgtgtttgaCTTGCTTCAGCCGGGCGACTCTCTGCTCTCTCCTTTCTTTTACCCCCTGAACGTTTAGCCCATATTCTCACAGATGTTCCCGTAGTTTCTTCAAAGATGCCTTCTTTTAACCTGCTACCCACCTTCAGAGCAAATattaattttgggaaaaatcaGATTTCGGGTGAAGCTTATGATCAATTACTCTAGCAAGGAAGCACGTGCATGTATCTAACCTGGGTCACAAGAGCATACAAAGGCAAGGTGCTGTAACTGCATAGCACTTGAACAACCGCACTGCATAAGGAAGTTATTATGTGAGCAGGTGAATAATATGATGGGATgcacaaaaattaaacaatgcCTAGCTAACATGTGTTCCGTATTCCACACTTAATTCCCTTCAGTATTACCCCATAATAAGTCTTGTGACGATGAAGCCCAATTTTTCAATGATGCATGATTTGAATCCGTATGTGCTCTGCAGAGGAGTAAATTTGATGAAAGTGAAAAATGCAGTTGCATGCATGGCTTTCGAATTGACTGGGAACTATTCAGGCTGATATATATGTACATTTCCTCACCAAGATCCAGAAGAAGAAGGCAATCTCAAATGAATTCtgaaacaaaatgaattgaATTAAGTAAAGCACAATGGCAGGGCGACCAAACCAAAAGTGCTCATCCGATGGCTTCAAACGTGCTGCTTCATggtctctcttcctctctgtGACCTGCTGTGCTTCATGGTCATGTACATTCTTCTCCAATACCTCCCGAGCCAAACGGGAGATTACATTCTCTAACTTAGCGCCCACAAAAAGTAGCAGCTGTCTCTccaaacaactcaaacattaGTCCAATTATGTCATTCAATAAATAAACTCAGTATTAAATTAATCCCACTTACGATCAAAGGCAAAAAGGATAACCAAAAATATGAGTTCCATCCTGCATGTTCATTTTTAGACACGAGTAAGgttcaaaattgaaattatgAAATGTGATGTATAGGTCCTGCCACATCAAGATCCAAGGAAATTACCTGCCACATTCAGCAGTAAGAATACCACAACAAACAGCCACAGGTACCAGCTACGgtaaacaatattatttatgtaaaaaatcaattttgaaTACAGGAAAATAGTTGAATAATTAGATTTAAACTATGTCTCTAATCTTACCTTATGCTAACAACTTTTTTGAAATCAACTTCAAGTGTCCGCACCATGTACTTGTGAAAATTATATTCAGGTTTCCTTGGGAAGTGTTCCTGCagtgagaaaacaaaaggaaaatagcATATGAAACAAACTGGATATATGCAAAATGTTATAAATAGAAATGATGCGGACTTGACCTTGATGAAAGCTTGTCGCAGTACAACGTAATCTGACTTGGTAATAGAGCCATAAAACTGTTTGAAGAACGATATCTACCAATAAACATACATCCAAATATAATTACATCCAGAGATAAGAAATAATGTTTCGACCTTTTCATATCCAAATATAATTACAATCATAGATAACTTCTATAAACTCAAACAATTAAGACAAATATACCACCGTGTGCAAAATGATTAAATGTTCCATCCAGAGATAGACAAAATTTGGTTTAGATATTCATCACCATGCATAACACAGTCCAAACAGTGCAAGGTGATTTAAATGTAAATGAACCAGCCTCCTTAATGTGAGAGCTAAGTGAAGTTAGTCTAAAGTACACAAAGGGCGTATCTATGCAATATTGTAAATTTCAGATGATATGATACTGCTAATTGCTCATATAGTGAGCTGCTACATATATGTTGCACGGAAAGATaataaccttttcttttttttttcttttttttttcttttttttgtcctttattttttcttttttcttttttttttttccatccatATGCAGCAAATTTAGTTTGTAATACTCTTTATAGCATTGCTTATTGCATATACATTAAATCGTTGCCTGTTGCCTTTGGTTGTACATTGGAAAGGCCCCGATTAGCTAGCTTGACTTGTTAGCTTGGAGCATCGAAGTCCCAATGAATCCATTTATTACAAATTAGAGTTTAGATATAGAAATTTAAAATGGTTtaggacaaaagaaaaagaatttcaaatCATTGTTGCAAAGACGGCATATACTTGAGAAAATTAGACAATTAAGACACAAAGGGATCCTTCTTTTCAAAAGATACACAATGCACTGGTGTTACTGTTTCTTTGTGCTTCTTTTGgagttatttctttttattaagtACAGAGACATGTAGGAAGATATTGTTTAATAatgtaaagaaaaaaactatgatTTAGATATTAGTCATGCTAAGAAAATACGCAAAATATGTTTAATCATGTATTTCGTTGCAATTCATGAAGAAATAACTGCAAATTTTTGCATCAATCGAGATTTTTGTAACTAATTTAGGGATAAATTCAGGTACCTAGATTgatattttaagaatttcaatACAATTTTCATAGATAGGTTCAAAAACTCACCATCCAACTAACAATAGCTGCCTGTCTCCAGTATCCAGAAGCACGTAGTTTGAAGATCTCGTGGTAGTCAGGAGCAGGAGTGCTGTTGCTCCTTGTTGGACCTGCACAAAAGAATAAATTCATGCATACATCCCGATTAGACCAAAATACTTTAATTAGCTAAATAGTATCATGCAAGGCATTTTACAAATTCAGGTTCACATTACCCTTCACTGATTTTGAAATTGAATCCTCCCAGAGCTTCCACTGGCGTATCTACATATGTAACAGAAAAACTATAAATTATGACACACATCGCCAAATAACTTGTAAATGATGCCACAAAGggagaagatatatatatatatatatatataactgaagaAAATgtaaccaaaaaacaaaactatttaTAAAGGACTCTGAAGTTAAGAGGCATCAATACATTACCCTGGCTCCGCCAAGAAACATGGTAGTGACACAGAAGATCACATGAACTACTGCCAGTACAAAGATGAAAATGTGCAGCTGGTGTAATGCTTCCAATGATAACAATGGAACCTTTCCCTGAGTagggaggaaaagaaaaacagagatatAACTTTAAAGCAATTGAATATCAGCATCtatatattcttcattttcttttccacaCATGTACTTATATGTATGTATAACATCGTCATTGactaaataataatttcaagCATCTTCAGAATATGAAAACATTAGAATATACCTCGCGTAGGCATTGCCCTGAATTAGCCTCTTCAGACAAAAGCCTTCGTCGATTGTTTGTATTTAGATGAGAGTAATGCTCGGAACCAGTGTCCCTCTTGCATGGAAGCATGGAAGATGTAAGATGACTTGGTACGCATATGCGACTTATTAAACCTTGAAACACCGTTAATAGAAGGGAAATGAACCCTAGAAGCATCAGCTCTGTAAACAAACATCAGGAGCAggcttagaaaataaaataaaaattcaattataaaaGATGAAAACAGTCTGTCTAGGGACGTTGCAAACCttcctttaatttttgtaaGGCTTGATATAGTTGATATTGATCCTTATGCTCCAATAACTGAATTgggaaaccaaaaaaacaaacagcaAACTACTTAAAGATTCTCCCATTATGCATAAACTTTCATGGTTTCTTAGTCACACATAAAATCTCACTTAACCTATGCGACCTGAAGCATTCATAACCTTTGAGCAATTCAAAATTTGACATGCTCCTTGACAATCCTAAAAATGTTTCCTATACCTCTATCATCATATGATTTGCCTCTGCTTTTGCTTTCAAATTGTTCCTCCCTAGTATCATTCATTTAGCATTCAAATTGTTCCTCCTCCCTGGTCTTGACAAAAAGCTACCagttttatattataatatttttaaaagatatcacaagAGAGGTGTTTATGTTAGCCAATCGAGTATTTTTTCAATGCACTCACATTACCACTGACTATCACCAACAACTTACAAAACTTATTTACGACAAAACAGAACAAGCTCTAGCTTCTGTACAAAAACAACTCATGTTTAATTCATTCAGAACTAACAACGAGATTCAGTGAGACCCATCACTAGAGTAAAAACTTGATCCACCATATTGGATGATCACTGAAGCaagttaaattttatattaacttCTTTTCTCAGATTACAGTGATTCCCAAGCTTCCCCTGAAAGCAGGTAGCAAGAAAAGAACTTTTTGGGGTTAGAATGCGACCACATATTTGGTCAAATTCGAGGAAGTTCAAGTTGGGCTGTCATTGTCAAATTTGACCATGAATAAAGGAAGCTGGATTACAGCAGCCTAGAAATGAGACAAAATTGACTAATTATTCCCAGCCAAGGCcagaaaaaagatgaaaaaatgaAGATGGAGAAGCCCAGCAAAGTAATAATGAGACACAACAGTTGGCATACCTTCCCAAGTCGATGAAGACCGCGCTCAGCggaaaaagataagaaaacaataatgAAGCAGACAATGGCAACTATCCATGTTGGTGTAAACTCTAAGGAGCTGCTGCGTTCTGCTTCCATATCTTGGTAATGCAGTTGACAACAAGATCCTGGTTAACTTTGTATAAATAGAATAGATGGTTGAGGTGGGGGGGCAAAGAATATGTAAAAGCTAATGGGAGAAGAATACATGAGGGACGCAAACTTGATAATAAAGTCAAGTCAGATTCATTCATGGTGACCATTTTAAGTAACGCACAGAATCTGCACAATTGAAAGGGGAAAAGTACCAACCAAGCTCCTAATTTAATTCTTGTCATCTAACCCACCCACCAACATTGACAAGTGTGATTAACAACGCAGAACAACTTTCTCGAAAGGAATTACTTGACCCTAGCAACCAACGGCATTAAGGAATTTATCCCTATTATTCTTAGCCGTGTGGCAAGAACCTTTCTGAAAATTAAGCCTGGGTATCgatcaaaacggtccggttttggctcttatcggttattaaccgataattttttgttaaacgGTTTACTAACCGATActgaaccaataagaattttaaccgaaattatcggttataacggtacaaAGTCaaaccggttaaccggtttaGTCGTGcactttatattgatttattttattgggccaaaaatgagtttttttgacttttgagagcccaaatactttatGTTGgactaaaataacttattaaaaatgagttgttttagagtccaaatactttttgttgcgacccaaatatttgattttttggctaaaaattaaagtttttttatattgatccaccacaacttttttttatattataaaatacatttttccaaagcaaattgactaattaacataatgaatgctaattagactaacaaaactagttaatgaaaaatactttcaccaaaggcaaagaaatctcatccaaTACCATcactaaaaaatcaatcaaacctactcaaacccaaattaagataaggttacataggtatatatataatctcaaaactacgtcgttttggcatccctacttaaaggtttatatcggttaaacggttaaccgatatgaaatttaaccgaaccgataagcataccggtataaaaagtttaaccgataagaatatCAGTATAttggttacggttaatatcggttcggtcaaAACCAGTACACAgccggtaatcggtaaccgATTAATCTGCCCACTCCTACTGAAAATGGGCTTCTCTGTGGACCCAAGTTACTAAAACTATTCCATCTCAGTGTGGTAAATACATTTATGGTGAACAATTCTACAGCCAGCGGAAACGCAAAAGACAATCTGGAGGGTGAAATGTGACATTTTCTCCGCAACACATTCACCCAGAAGACTTTAACGACtagtaaaatataaaacaacACAGACCAGTTGATGCTACTATATATGAGTGGTCCACCAAAACATCTTTTCTAAGAACCGAAGAGCTCTCTAATAATAGGGTCAATCAATCTTTCACCAAAAGACAATTGCTAACATAGCATGCTGGGCAATACGAGGATGGTTGTTGTCTCCTTTTTAATTTCTCTCCTATTTAATCTAATCAGAGCGTTGTCGAGAGTTTTGTTTCCAACaaagtataatatataaattataggaaaattttcaaatatataaaaaattgaataaaaaaaatacctatGCAATCAGGTAATTGTAGGACTTAAAATGGAAATTATTAGTCAACCAATCTCAAACTGTTAAATTTTCTGTTTAAAGAATACGTGATGGTTTCATACATACATACTACATATATCACAACATCCCACACAAAGAGGCAGTCCCAAATACCAGTGAGCAATTCTTAATGCTAGTCTTGAATCCTTAACATGGCCCCAGCCCTTTATCTTTAGGAAGTTTGTCCGTTGCTTTCTTCCTTAAGGGTATCTACTTCCTCATCTTTGCATTTACCTTTACCTTGGAGATTCAAATTCCAACACTATTACTTCACCAAACTCATCTATCCATAGTCATACAGCATACTTGACAGACAAAGATGAGCACCAACACAGCATCTCATGGTTTCCAAGGTGCCGGAGGTGGGGGTGGAGTTGGAAACATGGGGGGAACCGCAGAGAAAATAGTGTTCTTGTCAATCCCAGTAGTCCTGTCACCCGACAAAGCCACAAGTGCCGCAACTAAACCGGCATTGCCTGCAAGAGTTGGCTCCGTGTAATTGTAGTTTGTACGAACATCATGGAAACCATCATGCTTGTCAG
This window encodes:
- the LOC132179062 gene encoding MLO-like protein 13; protein product: MEAERSSSLEFTPTWIVAIVCFIIVFLSFSAERGLHRLGKLLEHKDQYQLYQALQKLKEELMLLGFISLLLTVFQGLISRICVPSHLTSSMLPCKRDTGSEHYSHLNTNNRRRLLSEEANSGQCLREGKVPLLSLEALHQLHIFIFVLAVVHVIFCVTTMFLGGARIRQWKLWEDSISKSVKGPTRSNSTPAPDYHEIFKLRASGYWRQAAIVSWMISFFKQFYGSITKSDYVVLRQAFIKEHFPRKPEYNFHKYMVRTLEVDFKKVVSISWYLWLFVVVFLLLNVAGWNSYFWLSFLPLILLLFVGAKLENVISRLAREVLEKNVHDHEAQQVTERKRDHEAARLKPSDEHFWFGRPAIVLYLIQFILFQNSFEIAFFFWILSTYGFKSCIIEKLGFIVTRLIMGAVVQVLCSYSTLPLYALVTQVGSRLKEGIFEETTGTSVRIWAKRSGGKRKERAESRPAEASQTQINKMATESPQNTQISEQAMVAIEETTTTVASELPSAYVAQPPFPAS